TAAGTTATGATTGAAACACTGCTTTCTTAAGAGAGTATAGATCAGATGAATTAGAGATTTTCTCATAAAGTCACCACCTTGGGAAAACATTTTCTTGAGATCAGGACAAACTTCAGATGCACCATCGATCCACGTGATGTTCGTAGCAATCTCTTGCGAAATCGAATGGTTCAACCTAGATAAGACAAGTGTATGATGTGTATATCCATCCAAAATGACAAAGCTAATAAATTCTAAGTACAAGCTACTAGGTGACTGATTAAGATAAGTTTATTCCCTATGATTCTTAGAACTATTTCTATCTCCACACAATTAATCTAAGCTACCTAGAAAGTGGAATGTTAGCCCTTGTATTTTTCCAACATATCTCAACACCCCCTTCAAGCATGTGCGCAAATGTCACGCTCATCAAGCTTGGTACAAATGTAAGATACCCTCAGGACTCAGAGAATTGGTGAAAATATCCACTACTTGATCATTAGAATTTACAAAAGATGTAACAAATAAACACAGCCCTATGGACAATATTCTCATGGAgaaaatgacaatcaatctctaTGCGTGTAGTTTGTAGGCCTCACACTGGGATAATGATAGTATTGATCTGAACCCAAAAAAGGGCAGCTCAAACAAAGGTCGCCCTCTTTACTTTCTCTCAGCCTTATATTAGTTGCCTTGtaaggaaaattcatgaagcaAACTCTGGTCATAGAAGATAGGATTGGACAATTATATGCAATATGTAATGCTGCTGGTTATCCCGAGAGACTCGTGAGCTCTAATTTATACGACTTCTAATTCACAGAGTTGTTTCAACCTAATAAATTCAAATGTAGTAAGAGCCATTGACTGGTTTTCTGCTTCTGCACTAGATCTAGCCACAGCATTATGCTTTTACCTTTCAGTGAAATAAGATTCCTTCCAACAAAAACACATTAACCAGAATTGGCCATCGATCATTAGGACATATAGCCCAACCTACATCTGAATATGCAACATTATTAGTGTGGCCTTTGTTTTCATAGACTAATCCTTAAGCCTTTGGTGTACCTTAGGATTCAAAGTTCAAACTATTGCATTCCAATGACTATCATGAGGAGAATTGAGAAATTGTCTCACAAGTGACAACAATGATTACAACAAATATGTCCCCGATACGTCACAAGTTTTAGATTAGGACCTTTAGGTGTTTCTGTATGAACATGGGTACTGTTTAGTCTGTAAGCTCAATGATTCACCCCACAAAGACTTGAATTAGTAATCCCAACGATATCACAAGTTTTAGATTAGGACCTTAGGTGTTTCTGTATGAACGTGGGTACTGTTTAGTCTGTAAGCCCGGTGATTCACCCCAAGTTTTAGATTGGTAAACTGTTTGAATTGTCTAGGGTTAAGAAATGTGTTTTTAGAGCACAAGAGTGTCATCTGAGTCTTATTGTTATGAAGAGGGCAGGCATTCTTAGTGCTTGTTGTTTTCACCCCAAAAAGCGCTGCAGCCAACAGAAGTTGAGGTGCAAAGTTATGCTTTGTACTTAGCTAAATTTTTGGTTTGTGAAAATCAATTTTGGGgtgaattgaatttatttatagagatgtgttttttttgttaaataataaaatagattttaggTGGAAGACTCACAAAAACTTATCCGTGTTTACACTTTAagaatgattttattttattatctatattGTATGTAAAATCAATTTGTCTAAATCCATTAAGACACCATTGTTTTCAACCTCAcctttttctaatttaattctTTCAAAATTTATACAAAGAATCATTTAACCTTTTAGAATCAACTTTCTTtgctaatttatattttcatagtGAAGGGGTTAGTTTTGATAATTATTCATGTATGTATATGGTTTTAAACTACATTTGGTATGAATATTTCCAAGCTTTACTATTGTGCACGATGAGATATTATTCACTCGACTTCTCCATTCATTTCAGGTATGGGATCTTGGTGGACAAGAAAGACTGCGGACATCATGGGCAACGTATTACCGAGGAACTCATGCTGTAATTGCGGTGATAGATAGCAGTGATAGAGCCAGGATCTCTATAATGAAGGATGAACTTTTCAGGTTGCTGAGTCATGAAGATTTACAGCATTCTGTTATCCTTGTCTTTGCTAATAAACAAGATATCAAGGATGCTATGACTCCTGCTGAGATTACTGATGCACTGTCTCTTCACAGCATCAAGGATCATGATTGGCATATACAAGCTTGCAGTGCCCTCTCAGGAGAAGGCCTTTATGATGGTCTTGGATGGGTTGCCCAGCGAGTAACTGGCAAAGCATGAAATTGGGTTGCTGGAAACTAAGGATGACATTTATTTCTCATGAATTGTGTTGTTGTGATGAATGACAAAAATATAtgtatcatttatattttaaaaagtcaaGCCAAGCTAGTGTGCGCGCTCATGCGGGCATTGTTGTGtagaaaaaaaagattattCTGTAAACGATTAAGTCACACATTTTCCCGAATTGCTAAAGAAAGAAGCCTCAGCACAGTACCACACCTTGGTAACTTTCTTTTTAGCTGTTTTCTTTTACTTCTTCTCATCAATACAGCCTATATTTCTGCCTGTGTTTCCCCACCTTGTTAACATGGTATTTTTTTAAGTAGCACTAGGTAAAGATATACGTCCTTCTTCATTGATCAGTATTTGTTTATGGGTAAGTAAACAATTTGAGGTtattacaaaagaaaataaaccaaaatatatttaaaagtatttgtttattaagtaaacaatttgaggttattacaaaagaaaataaaccataatatatttaaatgtcaGTAATTAGAATTAGAATAATCATCACATCTTGTATCTAAAAAAGTCCCACATGGTCGCATGTATTAGCTAAACAATCATATTTGGATGTGGTCAAACATATATAGACTCATAGTCATTCTATCTTGTTCACTGTCAAGCAAAAGATTACAGAAATACAGAACAATACTTAGCTGATTCTTCCAGACAAGAAATCAGAAATCATGAGACAGCCAGCACATATTCTATATATATCTCATAAAGTGACAATGACACATATACCGACTAAACTTGGCTTGTCTGCTGCTGGAACATCAATAAACAATCGATGTTTGAGTTGAAAGTAAAATATCCATTCTAGAATTGTAGTAAAATTGAAGGGACAATTGAATATGCCAGAACATGTCAACAAATTAACATTATGGAAGGCAAATTCTTGGCCATTAATTTTCAAAGAGTAAAGGCTTGAGAACATCAGTCATCAAAACTTGACCACCATTTCCTACCCCAACTTTACTTCAGACTCCAATCTTAGATTAGATGGGCATGCCCTTTGGAACAAATTGATCCTTGATCCACATGTAAATTGGAACTAGTACATAGTAAGTTGCTGCAATTGCACCAAGAATGAGCCGTGAGAGAAACACCAATGGATTTACAGGCTTCTCTACATCCTCTACCTTAGGACCAAGCTGCATATAGACAGACATGCATAACCACACTTCAAATTTTCACCAAAAGTAAAAGTAGAGAAAATAAACATccaaaaaagtatattaatatACTTCTTGGTGAACATTGACTAGTAGTATTCATTATATAACATCTCAAAAGTGGATCAGTGTAACTAGTgcttgatgaattttttgatatCCAAAGAACTTCAAAAGGGTGTATTATATTACCTCAAGGGGAGAGTCACCTGATAAAGGCTTGACACCAGTCACAGAACAACCCATGATAAGGCCATGCCGTCGTACACCTCGATACCATTTTGGACCTATCCTTTTGAGCTTGATATCTTTGAAACCAGCCTTTTTAAACCATTCAATATACTCTTCCTCCTTAGGGAAGAGCATCCACACATCTGCAAAGAATTGAGACAACCAAAAAGTTGGGTATACAGGACCTATAATGCATGCTTTGCCTCCTATTTTCAGCACTCTGTATGCTTCTTTAATGCCACGCTGTGGATCAGGCCAGTATTCAATACTGAAAAACATACTCTTATATTACATTAATACATAAGAAGAGATATAACACAATTTGTAGAAAACATAGATAAAATAGCTACTTTGTAAAAGATGCTTAACATATCATCATAAAGActgtttttatgtttttgctTTTTTGACTAATGATCATTAAGTTTAAGATTTAGTTACcattttcctaaaaaaaatgatttagttACCATAAATTATGTTCACAATCATGATTCATGAtgacttatttttcaaatatttcggTCCAATGATCGTAGGACTAAATTTGTTATGATTTGATTTATAAAGCTCAAATGAACACCAACTATCAATTATCCTGCAAGTATGTTTTAAATTTGGGACTAAAATACTCTGTAGCCGACTACTGACCATTAGATTAAGAGAGAATCAACTGCAAGTATGTCTTAAATTTGAGACTAATATACTCTGCAGTTGACTACAAACCATTAGATTAAGAGAGAGTCAGCTGCACCATATAGCCGACTACACATGACCCATTTTCTTAAGTTTAGGTCCAAACTCGTGCTAGATAACTTAAAgtcatttaacttaaataaaaaaagaaaagaaaaagtgaaCTTAACTCACAAAATGAAgactaattaaattaattagccCCAAATCTTAATTGAAGCACACTATGAAGAGCGAATaatcattgaaaataaaaaactgtgACCACACAATACCTTCCAGCTGAAACATATCGGTCAGCATAATCAGTTGAAAATGGAAGATCTTCTGCATCACCTTCAATTATCTTACATTCTTTCAAAGGTTCCTTCTGCTTAGCCTTAGCCAACTGATGAGGAGACTGATCAAGAATTGTAACATTTTTAGCATCAACATGCTTCACTATACCAAGAGTAGTGAATCCAGTTCCTCCTCCTACATCAACAACTCTCATATTCCGGTCGTAAAGATCAGCAGGCTCAAGTGCCTCATCTCTCATGTCTTCAGTCCAATGTCCTGGATTTATCACATGATCATATACAATAGACAAAAACCTATAGAACCAAAATGCTTCTTTCTTGTGTTGGATGAATCTAGGTTGAGAAGTAGGCCTTATGGATGAGATGCTGCATCTTGGTGTCAAGTTTCTTGCCTTGTATTTGTTACCATATGACAGTACACTTTTTTTGAATAAACACTTGTTGTGAAAGTTAAGACTCATAGAACCTAATCCATTAATAAGCTTTGTATTTTCAGTACCACTTAGCATTAAGGAGTCCATGAAATGGTTACAACAATAATGAAAAAGTTGTAGAAATACTAAGgtagataatttatattatgataGTTTTTAATATCATGTAGAAATAAGACATGTTAAGGATTATGCAGTGAGAGATGAAGACAAGGGACTTGGTGATGGTGCAATGTAAGTAAGTGGATATGAACCACATAATATATGCTAGTGGTGCTGATTGGATTTTTCTGGTGGTAAGAGTTGATGGTTGTGACTCTCTTGTTTCATTCACCATTGAGGCATTGCCATCACATGAAAATTATAGTGTTACACTTTATCTTTCAATGTGCTAAGGTCTTGTGGAATATGTGACACACCAAACATATCTCCACACCTTTTGAGTGAGACATTCAAACATAATCTTCACTTGAGACTTACTGTTAAAATTCGGTAAATTAGTAGCTATGATGGTAAAACTCGGTACAgacatttgatatattataaagTGAATTTGAACATGCGTAATCTCTCTTCTGTACACTTAGTATGTGTGAGTTATGCCAccaaaactttgaaaaaaaaaggttaCCTTGTTTAAGATTCAAAgagtatttaataaaaaattacttataaaTACTCAAACTAAGGAGAAAACTTAGTGCCCTTA
The genomic region above belongs to Cicer arietinum cultivar CDC Frontier isolate Library 1 chromosome 4, Cicar.CDCFrontier_v2.0, whole genome shotgun sequence and contains:
- the LOC101491654 gene encoding 2-methyl-6-phytyl-1,4-hydroquinone methyltransferase, chloroplastic-like, which encodes MDSLMLSGTENTKLINGLGSMSLNFHNKCLFKKSVLSYGNKYKARNLTPRCSISSIRPTSQPRFIQHKKEAFWFYRFLSIVYDHVINPGHWTEDMRDEALEPADLYDRNMRVVDVGGGTGFTTLGIVKHVDAKNVTILDQSPHQLAKAKQKEPLKECKIIEGDAEDLPFSTDYADRYVSAGSIEYWPDPQRGIKEAYRVLKIGGKACIIGPVYPTFWLSQFFADVWMLFPKEEEYIEWFKKAGFKDIKLKRIGPKWYRGVRRHGLIMGCSVTGVKPLSGDSPLELGPKVEDVEKPVNPLVFLSRLILGAIAATYYVLVPIYMWIKDQFVPKGMPI
- the LOC101491126 gene encoding uncharacterized protein, coding for MGAMMSRFWFMLFPAKEYKIVVVGLDNAGKTTTLYKLHLGEVVTTNPTVGSNVEELVYKNIRFEVWDLGGQERLRTSWATYYRGTHAVIAVIDSSDRARISIMKDELFRLLSHEDLQHSVILVFANKQDIKDAMTPAEITDALSLHSIKDHDWHIQACSALSGEGLYDGLGWVAQRVTGKA